The following nucleotide sequence is from Nitratidesulfovibrio termitidis HI1.
TGTCCCCGGCGGCGAAGACACCCGGCAGGCTGGTGCGCATCTCGGTATCGGTGATGATGAAGCCCTGCGGGTCCTTGTCGATGCCGTCGGGCAGAAAGTCGCCCACGGGTTCGAAACCGATGAAGATGAACAGCCCGTCCAGCGGCAGGAAGCGTTCTTCGCCCGTCTTCACGTCGGCAAGGGTGACGCCGGTCAGGCCGGTGTCGCCGTGCAGCTTGCGGACGACGGAGGAAAACTCGATGTCGATGTTGGGCGCGGACTGCACCTTTTCCTGGTAGCACTTGCAACCGCGGAACTCGTCGCGGCGGTGGATCAGGTGCAGGTTGGCCACCAGCTTGGCGAGGTACAACGATTCCTCGAGGGCGGAGTTGCCGCCGCCCACCACGCCCACCTTCTGGCCGCGAAAGAAGTTGCCGTCGCACAGGGCGCAGTACGAAATGCCCTTTCCGATCAGGCGGTCTTCGTCCGGCAGCCCCAGCTTCTTGTAGCGGGCGCCGGAGCAGACCACCACGGTCTTGCCGACGATCCATTCGTCGCCCACGCGCACGCGGTTGGCGCCGGGGGCGGGTTCGAACGCGGTGACGGCGTCGTTGTACTTGTCGTGGGGGTAGCGTTCAAGGTGGGCGGCGAACAGATCCGCCAGTTCCCACCCCTGAATGCCCTTTGGAAAGCCGGGGTAGTTCTCTATCTCGGCGGTCATGAGCACCTGGCCGCCGGGAGACAGCTTTTCGACAAAGGCGACGCTCACGCCGGAACGTAAAAGATAGAGGGCGGCCGTCATGCCGGCCGGCCCTCCTCCAATGACGATGGCGTCGTAAGTCTTCATGTTAGCCAAGGGCCTTCTGCGCGATCATGTCCTTGATGCTGCTCTTGGACACGGCGCCGGTGATCTGCTCGACCACTTCGCCGCCCTTGAACAGGATCAGGGTGGGGATGGCGCGGATGCCGTACTTGGAGGGGGTGGCGGGGTTTTCGTCCACGTTCATCTTGGCGATGAGCACCTTGCCGTCGTATTCGGCGGACAGTTCGTCGATGACGGGGCCCATCGCGCGACACGGACCGCACCAGGGAGCCCAGAAGTCGATCAGCACGGGAAGGGAGGATTTGAGGACGTTGGCTTCGAAGTTGGCGTCGGTGATCTGAACGGCCATGGTGCACTCCTTTTGGTCGTATATGCGATGCGGCGACCGCACCCGGGACGGTCGATGCCCGGTTTCGTACGGACAGGACCC
It contains:
- the trxA gene encoding thioredoxin — encoded protein: MAVQITDANFEANVLKSSLPVLIDFWAPWCGPCRAMGPVIDELSAEYDGKVLIAKMNVDENPATPSKYGIRAIPTLILFKGGEVVEQITGAVSKSSIKDMIAQKALG
- a CDS encoding NAD(P)/FAD-dependent oxidoreductase, encoding MKTYDAIVIGGGPAGMTAALYLLRSGVSVAFVEKLSPGGQVLMTAEIENYPGFPKGIQGWELADLFAAHLERYPHDKYNDAVTAFEPAPGANRVRVGDEWIVGKTVVVCSGARYKKLGLPDEDRLIGKGISYCALCDGNFFRGQKVGVVGGGNSALEESLYLAKLVANLHLIHRRDEFRGCKCYQEKVQSAPNIDIEFSSVVRKLHGDTGLTGVTLADVKTGEERFLPLDGLFIFIGFEPVGDFLPDGIDKDPQGFIITDTEMRTSLPGVFAAGDIRSKACRQVTTAVGDGATAATAAFTYLEQLDA